Proteins co-encoded in one Malus domestica chromosome 09, GDT2T_hap1 genomic window:
- the LOC103442460 gene encoding uncharacterized protein isoform X2 translates to MGAVTSSMAAKFAFFPPSPPSYGVEKEEDTGKLKMTGVGTRENVDVLKLRTKRGNDVVAVYIRNPSAKLTVLHSHGNAADLGQIYELFSELSLHLRVNLLGYDYSGYGQSTGKPSEQNTYADIEAAYRCLVERYGAKEEDVILYGQSVGSGPTLDLATRLQKLRAVVLHSPIMSGLRVMYPVKRTYWFDIYKNIDKIPLVSCPVLVIHVSTLIGLMASSFGIIVRRSMSRYG, encoded by the exons ATGGGGGCAGTGACGTCATCAATGGCGGCCAAGTTCGCGTTTTTCCCGCCGAGCCCGCCGTCGTACGGggtggagaaggaggaggataCTGGGAAGCTGAAGATGACCGGGGTGGGGACGAGGGAAAACGTCGACGTCTTGAAGCTGCGGACCAAGAGAGGGAACGACGTCGTGGCGGTGTACATAAGGAATCCGTCGGCGAAGCTCACTGTTCTGCACTCGCATGGGAACGCAGCTGATCTGGGTCAGATATACGAGTTGTTCAGTGAGCTGAGTCTCCACCTCCGAGTCAACTTGTTGGG GTATGATTATTCGGGGTACGGACAGTCTACTGGGAAG CCGAGTGAGCAAAACACTTATGCAGACATAGAAGCTGCATATAGATGCCTTGTGGAGAGGTACGGTGCGAAGGAGGAGGATGTTATCTTATATGGGCAATCAGTTGGTAGTGGGCCTACTCTCGATCTAGCAACCCGGTTACAGAAATTGAGGGCAGTGGTTCTTCACAGTCCGATCATGTCTGGTCTTCGGGTCATGTATCCAGTGAAGCGAACATATTGGTTTGACATTTATAAG AACATCGACAAAATACCCTTGGTCAGTTGTCCTGTTCTGGTGATTCATGTGAGTACCTT GATTGGTCTCATGGCAAGCAGCTTTGGGATAATTGTAAGGAGAAGTATGAGCCGTTATGGATAA
- the LOC103421536 gene encoding uncharacterized protein, translated as MMLQLTSLVVGLLFVMHALGQFSTAHAHQGKGDISVTGKHAVSPDQQEPNVDGISIAGSRMIGLGGRKMVAHKVLRKLEPARPAGQLNEEASTTSKNSGKDNSKASSNSHGKPQNKLNQQDDMKTLELTTLKSTSAGSLEIPRDLKPNHSQDFKTKQPTTKAPKTISYDEKDDHKLTDEARRLLKATREIVNLMHKDYQRMGSRKPPIHNFEPRA; from the exons ATGATGCTACAGCTTACAAGCTTGGTAGTAGGGCTTCTTTTTGTTATGCATGCCCTAGGCCAGTTTAGCACTGCACATGCTCATCAAG GTAAAGGAGATATTTCAGTGACTGGGAAACATGCAGTATCGCCTGATCAACAG GAACCAAATGTTGATGGAATTTCAATAGCTGGGTCAAGGATGATAGGGCTTGGAGGAAGGAAAATGGTGGCACACAAAGTGTTAAGGAAATTAGAGCCAGCAAGACCAGCTGGGCAGCTGAATGAAGAGGCTAGTACCACTTCCAAGAATTCAG GCAAGGATAATTCTAAAGCTTCAAGCAATTCCCATGGAAAACCTCAAAACAAATTAAACCaacag GATGATATGAAGACGCTGGAGCTAACAACATTGAAAAGTACTTCTGCCGGTAGTTTGGAAATTCCCAGAGATCTTAAACCAAATCACTCCCAAGATTTCAAGACAAAGCAGCCAACAACCAAAGCTCCAAAGACTATAAGTTATGACGAAAAAGATGATCATAAGTTGACTGATGAAGCAAGAAGGCTTCTTAAGGCGACAAGAGAGATAGTAAACCTGATGCATAAAGATTATCAACGAATGGGAAGCCGCAAGCCGCCGATACACAATTTTGAGCCACGGGCTTGA
- the LOC108171812 gene encoding uncharacterized protein, with protein sequence MGKNELSVTGNGPSDQQEIIEHGISTAGSRMIGLGGRKMVAHKVFRKLEPERAVGPNRDTRSSTTSTNSGKESADACGETTKYDETDDPKLTEETRRLLKATREALNLMTKDYQGRDRRRKPPINNHEPQH encoded by the exons ATGG GTAAAAATGAACTTTCAGTTACCGGAAATGGACCATCTGATCAACAG GAAATAATCGAGCATGGAATTTCAACAGCTGGGTCAAGGATGATAGGGCTTGGAGGAAGAAAAATGGTGGCACACAAAGTGTTTAGGAAGTTAGAGCCTGAAAGAGCAGTTGGGCCGAATAGAGATACCCGTAGTTCTACTACATCAACGAATTCAG GTAAGGAAAGTGCTGATGCTTGTGGAGAGACTACAAAGTATGATGAAACTGATGATCCTAAGTTGACAGAGGAAACAAGAAGGCTTCTTAAGGCAACAAGAGAGGCATTAAACCTGATGACTAAAGATTATCAGGGAAGAGATCGGCGCCGCAAACCGCCCATAAACAATCATGAGCCACAGCATTGA
- the LOC103442460 gene encoding uncharacterized protein isoform X1, whose protein sequence is MGAVTSSMAAKFAFFPPSPPSYGVEKEEDTGKLKMTGVGTRENVDVLKLRTKRGNDVVAVYIRNPSAKLTVLHSHGNAADLGQIYELFSELSLHLRVNLLGYDYSGYGQSTGKPSEQNTYADIEAAYRCLVERYGAKEEDVILYGQSVGSGPTLDLATRLQKLRAVVLHSPIMSGLRVMYPVKRTYWFDIYKNIDKIPLVSCPVLVIHGTADDVVDWSHGKQLWDNCKEKYEPLWIKGGNHCDLELYPQYIKHVKKFVSTIEKYPHLRNKSGPVTVQTENPRKSTDTREKSCSSTDHKENSRPSTDHRENPRLSTDHREKSRASTDRRERTRKSMDQPEKASNSVEQPERARNSIDRFGEMFRSVGLCNIDCFKPTATSA, encoded by the exons ATGGGGGCAGTGACGTCATCAATGGCGGCCAAGTTCGCGTTTTTCCCGCCGAGCCCGCCGTCGTACGGggtggagaaggaggaggataCTGGGAAGCTGAAGATGACCGGGGTGGGGACGAGGGAAAACGTCGACGTCTTGAAGCTGCGGACCAAGAGAGGGAACGACGTCGTGGCGGTGTACATAAGGAATCCGTCGGCGAAGCTCACTGTTCTGCACTCGCATGGGAACGCAGCTGATCTGGGTCAGATATACGAGTTGTTCAGTGAGCTGAGTCTCCACCTCCGAGTCAACTTGTTGGG GTATGATTATTCGGGGTACGGACAGTCTACTGGGAAG CCGAGTGAGCAAAACACTTATGCAGACATAGAAGCTGCATATAGATGCCTTGTGGAGAGGTACGGTGCGAAGGAGGAGGATGTTATCTTATATGGGCAATCAGTTGGTAGTGGGCCTACTCTCGATCTAGCAACCCGGTTACAGAAATTGAGGGCAGTGGTTCTTCACAGTCCGATCATGTCTGGTCTTCGGGTCATGTATCCAGTGAAGCGAACATATTGGTTTGACATTTATAAG AACATCGACAAAATACCCTTGGTCAGTTGTCCTGTTCTGGTGATTCAT GGGACCGCTGATGATGTTGTGGATTGGTCTCATGGCAAGCAGCTTTGGGATAATTGTAAGGAGAAGTATGAGCCGTTATGGATAAAAGGAGGGAATCATTGTGACTTGGAGCTCTACCCACAGTACATAAAGCATGTCAAAAAGTTTGTATCAACTATCGAGAAATATCCGCATCTGAGGAATAAATCAGGGCCAGTTACAGTTCAAACAGAAAATCCGCGGAAAAGCACTGACACCAGGGAGAAATCTTGTTCCAGCACAGATCACAAAGAGAATTCTAGACCCAGTACTGACCATAGAGAAAACCCCAGGTTAAGTACAGATCATAGAGAGAAGTCAAGGGCCAGCACGGATAGGAGAGAGAGAACAAGAAAAAGTATGGATCAACCTGAAAAAGCAAGTAATAGCGTGGAACAGCCAGAGAGAGCTCGGAATAGCATTGATCG CTTCGGAGAGATGTTCAGATCAGTTGGATTGTGCAACATTGATTGTTTTAAGCCCACGGCTACCAGTGCGTAA
- the LOC103442461 gene encoding F-box/kelch-repeat protein At5g15710, whose protein sequence is MDGSGESSESVSAITNSKSMGNGVSSVDDRCPKQVSPLRGGGSRNTSPVGCVRSRNTSPSRQKVVKTKPRGLDEETASTFGKPVHPDVQMEDNIWAMLPEDLLNEILARIPPFMIFRLRCVCRRWNTILQDRSFLKFHSQVPSHGPCLLTFWKNSQTPQCSVFSLPLKTWYRIPFTFLPQWAFWLVGSSAGLVCFSGLDGLNFRALVCNPLTQTWRTLPSMHYNQQRQLIMVVDRKDRSFKVIATSDIYGDKSLPTEVYDSKLNTWSIHQIMPAVNLCSSKMAYCDSRLYLETLSPLGLMMYRLDTGYWEHIPAKFPRSLLDGYLVAGTRKRLFLVGRIGLYSTLQSMRIWELDHAKFVWVEISRMPPKYFRSLLRLSAERFECSGQDNLICFTSWNQGKGLLYDVDKKVWSWIAGCALQSYNSQVCFYEPRFDASIY, encoded by the coding sequence ATGGATGGTTCTGGGGAATCTTCTGAATCTGTGTCTGCTATAACGAATTCGAAATCTATGGGAAATGGGGTTTCGAGTGTAGATGATAGGTGCCCGAAGCAGGTGTCGCCGCTTAGAGGTGGCGGGTCAAGGAACACGAGTCCGGTGGGTTGTGTAAGATCAAGGAATACAAGCCCTTCTAGGCAAAAGGTGGTTAAGACAAAGCCTCGAGGACTAGATGAAGAAACGGCTTCTACATTTGGGAAACCAGTTCATCCTGATGTTCAGATGGAGGATAATATATGGGCAATGTTGCCCGAGGATTTGTTGAATGAGATATTAGCTAGAATTCCGCCGTTCATGATTTTTAGGCTCCGCTGTGTATGTAGACGGTGGAATACAATTCTACAAGATAGAAGCTTTCTTAAGTTTCACTCACAAGTGCCGTCTCATGGGCCTTGTCTTCTCACATTCTGGAAGAACTCTCAGACCCCACAATGCTCAGTCTTCAGCTTGCCATTAAAAACATGGTACAGGATTCCGTTCACATTTTTGCCACAGTGGGCGTTCTGGTTGGTTGGTTCTTCTGCTGGTTTAGTTTGCTTTTCCGGGCTTGATGGCTTAAATTTTAGAGCCTTGGTTTGTAACCCTCTTACACAAACTTGGAGGACATTGCCAAGTATGCATTATAATCAGCAAAGGCAGCTGATAATGGTTGTTGATAGGAAGGACCGGTCGTTTAAAGTTATAGCTACTAGTGATATTTATGGTGACAAATCACTGCCCACTGAAGTATATGATTCGAAGCTCAATACGTGGTCAATTCACCAGATAATGCCTGCAGTTAATCTTTGCTCCTCAAAGATGGCATATTGTGACTCCAGATTATATTTGGAAACCCTTTCTCCACTTGGCCTGATGATGTATCGACTGGACACAGGGTACTGGGAACACATTCCAGCTAAGTTCCCGCGGTCTCTATTGGATGGTTATTTGGTTGCTGGCACCCGGAAGCGTCTGTTTCTAGTTGGAAGGATTGGTCTTTATAGTACTCTTCAGAGTATGAGAATCTGGGAACTGGATCATGCTAAATTTGTATGGGTGGAGATTAGCAGGATGCCTCCAAAGTATTTCCGATCTCTGTTAAGGTTATCAGCTGAGAGGTTCGAGTGCTCTGGACAGGATAACTTGATTTGCTTCACATCTTGGAACCAAGGGAAGGGTCTTCTTTACGACGTTGACAAGAAGGTGTGGTCATGGATAGCAGGCTGTGCTCTGCAGTCTTACAACAGCCAGGTTTGTTTCTATGAGCCGAGATTTGATGCTTCCATATACTAA
- the LOC108174029 gene encoding GDSL esterase/lipase 7: MHSLPIAPALYVFGDSLFDSGNNNFLPTICKADYLPYGVNFVKGVTGRFTNGRTVADFIAEFLGLPYPPPYLSIRRSATALTGLNYASGSCGILPETGSQYGKCLNLKDQMDLFQRTVKSDLPGQIKNQTDLLQYLSKSIFLFSVGSNDFINNYLEHEVFDTSKRYSPQQFAQRLMDTIAHHMERLYNLGARKVVMFEIGPLGCIPSIAKTHKHSGNCVESTNELASIFNDKLRATLANLTTTFQGSFFVLGRANWIGYDAITSPVKYGLMDGSNPCCTTWENGTSGCIPLLTPCFEPNNHFFWDAYHLTEYAGSVIATGCFNGSTVCTPLNIKQLVKM, from the exons ATGCATAGTTTGCCAATTGCACCAGCGCTGTATGTGTTTGGGGATTCACTTTTTGACAGTGGTAACAATAACTTTTTACCAACCATTTGCAAGGCAGACTACTTGCCTTATGGGGTGAATTTTGTTAAGGGAGTCACTGGAAGATTTACCAACGGAAGAACAGTAGCAGATTTTATAG cTGAGTTTCTTGGCCTACCATATCCTCCCCCATACTTGAGCATACGTAGATCGGCGACAGCGCTTACAGGCCTGAATTATGCATCTGGATCTTGTGGCATTCTGCCAGAAACTGGAAGCCAATAT ggaaaatgtttgaatctaaaAGATCAGATGGATTTGTTTCAACGAACCGTGAAGTCAGACTTGCCAggacaaataaaaaatcaaactgATCTTCTGCAGTACTTGTCCAAATCTATATTTCTGTTTTCTGTTGGCAGCAATGATTTCATCAACAACTACCTCGAACATGAAGTTTTCGATACAAGCAAACGCTACTCTCCTCAACAATTTGCACAGCGCTTAATGGATACAATTGCTCATCATATGGAG AGGTTATACAACTTAGGAGCCAGGAAAGTAGTCATGTTTGAAATTGGTCCGCTTGGATGCATTCCATCCATAGCAAAAACACACAAACACAGTGGAAACTGTGTGGAAAGTACAAATGAGCTAGCCTCGATTTTCAATGACAAGCTTCGTGCAACACTTGCGAATTTAACCACCACTTTCCAAGGTTCTTTCTTTGTTCTCGGTCGAGCAAACTGGATTGGCTATGATGCAATTACAAGTCCTGTTAAATATG GGCTAATGGATGGAAGCAATCCATGCTGTACTACTTGGGAAAATGGGACTTCAGGGTGCATTCCATTGCTAACACCGTGCTTCGAACCAAATAACCACTTCTTTTGGGATGCTTATCATCTAACGGAATATGCAGGTTCAGTCATTGCAACAGGCTGCTTCAATGGCTCAACTGTTTGCACCCCTTTAAACATTAAGCAACTTGTGAAAATGTAA